A single genomic interval of Spirosoma linguale DSM 74 harbors:
- a CDS encoding pyridine nucleotide-disulphide oxidoreductase dimerization region (PFAM: pyridine nucleotide-disulphide oxidoreductase dimerisation region; FAD-dependent pyridine nucleotide- disulphide oxidoreductase~KEGG: xau:Xaut_2904 pyridine nucleotide-disulphide oxidoreductase dimerisation region), translating to MGMLTFDLIVIGTGSAGATVAQTARKAGKSVAIIDKLPFGGTCSQRGCDPKKILVGAAEIVARSEQLTGKGITSPATIDWDALMQFKKTFTSPIPERTQSKFTDQGIQIFQGIASFSSANTIRIGEVELTANHIVVATGQRPQPLNIPGEKLLIDSTGFLELPRLPAKIVMVGGGYIAFEFAHIAARAGAKVSIIHQGQRPLEGFDADLVALLVKAMNAIGIHIILDARVTALEGDRDELIVRYSQHDKEHTVSTNLVVHAAGRVADVAELDLGNAGVTVGKKGIVVNEYLQSVSNPGIYACGDVAEKGLPLTPLASYEGSIVAENILNGNNRMYEDNPVPTAVFTIPTLASVGLTEEQAKDKGLRVQVRCQETNDWYSSRRINESFTAFKTLVEAETGTIVGAHVLGSGSEELINLFTLAIRHRINAKDLGAMLFAYPTHGSDLSSMLPDH from the coding sequence ATGGGTATGCTTACTTTTGACCTGATTGTTATCGGCACCGGCTCGGCGGGTGCTACGGTTGCTCAAACTGCCCGTAAGGCCGGTAAATCGGTGGCTATAATTGACAAACTACCCTTTGGCGGAACCTGCTCGCAACGGGGCTGCGATCCTAAAAAAATACTGGTAGGGGCAGCCGAAATTGTGGCCCGCTCGGAACAACTGACCGGTAAAGGCATTACCTCCCCCGCCACAATCGACTGGGACGCCTTGATGCAGTTCAAAAAGACGTTTACCAGCCCGATTCCGGAGCGAACACAATCGAAATTTACTGACCAGGGTATTCAGATCTTTCAAGGAATTGCTTCGTTTTCGTCAGCCAACACCATTCGGATTGGCGAAGTAGAGCTTACGGCTAATCATATTGTTGTCGCAACGGGGCAGCGGCCCCAACCGCTTAATATTCCCGGAGAGAAGTTATTGATCGACAGTACTGGGTTTCTGGAGCTTCCCCGGCTTCCGGCCAAAATTGTTATGGTAGGCGGTGGCTACATCGCTTTTGAATTTGCTCATATTGCTGCCCGCGCGGGAGCAAAGGTCAGCATTATTCATCAGGGCCAACGCCCGCTGGAGGGCTTTGATGCCGATCTGGTAGCCTTGCTTGTGAAAGCGATGAATGCCATTGGTATTCACATAATACTGGACGCCAGGGTAACAGCACTGGAGGGCGATCGGGATGAGCTGATCGTTCGGTATTCACAGCATGACAAAGAGCATACAGTTTCCACGAACCTGGTCGTCCATGCTGCCGGACGTGTAGCCGATGTGGCTGAGCTTGATCTGGGAAATGCCGGTGTTACGGTTGGGAAAAAAGGGATAGTCGTCAACGAATACCTGCAAAGCGTGTCAAACCCGGGTATCTATGCCTGTGGGGATGTCGCTGAGAAAGGTCTACCCTTAACGCCCCTGGCTTCGTATGAAGGAAGCATTGTTGCCGAGAACATTCTGAACGGTAATAACCGGATGTATGAAGATAACCCTGTGCCAACGGCTGTTTTTACGATCCCGACGTTAGCTTCCGTTGGCCTGACAGAAGAACAGGCGAAAGACAAAGGACTTAGGGTACAAGTAAGATGTCAGGAAACGAATGATTGGTACAGCAGCCGACGTATCAATGAGTCGTTCACTGCGTTTAAAACGCTGGTGGAGGCAGAAACGGGTACGATTGTAGGAGCACACGTACTGGGATCAGGTTCTGAAGAATTGATCAACCTATTTACACTTGCCATCCGGCATCGAATTAACGCCAAGGATTTAGGGGCCATGCTTTTTGCTTATCCTACACACGGCTCTGACCTGAGTTCGATGTTGCCTGACCATTGA
- a CDS encoding transcriptional regulator, TetR family (PFAM: regulatory protein TetR~KEGG: azc:AZC_0735 hypothetical protein): MKEKIISSALEQFLRFGIRKVTVQQIIYPLGLSTKAVYKYFGSKEELLENCLDVQYGNLLRQFKAIEARENNPIWILFKVYGKLMALDFETSPLFYNDLNRYYPDLQDKVIQIHFNKFILFFTNIVEAGKQQGFIQPTLHTPVFLVTQNALYRMLTRSDTYHPFKQSPFYTANYTIGVYLRGICTIKGIQEIDENEAALSFTNSKP; encoded by the coding sequence ATGAAGGAAAAAATAATAAGTAGTGCACTTGAGCAATTTTTGCGCTTTGGGATTCGGAAAGTAACGGTACAGCAAATTATCTACCCGTTAGGTTTGTCGACGAAGGCAGTGTACAAGTATTTTGGCAGTAAAGAGGAGCTGCTGGAAAATTGTCTAGATGTACAGTACGGTAACCTACTTCGGCAATTTAAGGCTATCGAAGCGAGAGAAAATAATCCGATCTGGATACTATTTAAGGTCTATGGTAAGTTAATGGCGTTGGATTTTGAAACTAGCCCACTGTTTTACAATGATTTGAATAGGTATTACCCGGACTTGCAGGACAAGGTCATTCAAATTCATTTTAACAAGTTTATTCTTTTCTTCACAAATATTGTTGAGGCCGGAAAGCAGCAGGGTTTCATTCAGCCTACATTACATACTCCCGTATTTCTGGTTACGCAGAATGCCTTGTACCGAATGCTAACCCGCTCAGATACATACCATCCATTTAAACAGTCTCCTTTTTATACCGCTAACTACACGATTGGTGTATACCTGCGTGGTATTTGCACGATCAAAGGGATTCAGGAAATAGATGAAAACGAAGCGGCTCTTTCATTTACCAACTCGAAGCCATAA
- a CDS encoding hypothetical protein (KEGG: pcr:Pcryo_0091 hypothetical protein), whose protein sequence is MLFLSLSILLSVLLLLNFRLFPRYDINTFQAIVFNYPVCFITGFLLLPAGQSFSIDFSQTWTWLALGLGVGFILTFLLSGASTQRMGITATSLANNLSLVIPVCFSLFVFQAGGGAAGFDLLNYLGLVLALVAVGLSTYKKETTVEQTAGEASSTPKRQGLSTLLPVAVFLFYGATNTMINYMNLRYIPSADKTVQVTLTMVVGAVAAGLLMLLLRIIQGKEQIQLRSLVGAVTLGVPNFLSFYTLLLALSAFGSNGAFVYPLYNIGVILLAALVAALFFREHLSTANKIGLALAVVSIGLISWQELAKI, encoded by the coding sequence ATGCTCTTCTTAAGCCTTAGTATTCTGCTTTCGGTACTTCTGTTGTTGAATTTTCGGTTGTTCCCGCGCTACGATATCAACACCTTTCAAGCCATTGTTTTCAACTACCCTGTTTGCTTCATTACGGGGTTTCTGCTGCTACCGGCCGGACAATCCTTTTCCATCGACTTTTCGCAAACCTGGACCTGGCTGGCTTTAGGGCTTGGGGTAGGGTTTATTCTGACATTTTTGCTGTCGGGTGCATCAACACAGCGCATGGGCATTACGGCAACTTCCCTGGCCAATAATCTGTCGCTGGTGATACCGGTCTGTTTCAGTCTGTTCGTTTTCCAGGCCGGGGGCGGGGCGGCTGGGTTCGATTTGCTGAACTACCTCGGTCTGGTACTGGCTTTGGTGGCGGTTGGCCTGAGTACGTACAAAAAAGAAACAACCGTTGAGCAGACGGCAGGGGAGGCATCGTCAACACCTAAACGGCAGGGGCTGAGTACGCTGTTGCCGGTGGCGGTTTTTCTGTTCTACGGCGCAACGAATACCATGATAAACTACATGAATCTGCGCTACATCCCATCGGCCGACAAAACCGTTCAGGTAACGCTCACGATGGTTGTTGGGGCCGTTGCCGCCGGACTGCTCATGCTGCTGTTGCGAATCATTCAGGGAAAAGAACAAATTCAGCTTCGGAGTCTGGTGGGGGCTGTAACATTGGGCGTTCCCAATTTTCTAAGTTTTTATACCCTGCTGCTGGCGCTATCGGCGTTTGGGAGCAACGGGGCATTTGTTTATCCGTTGTACAATATTGGCGTCATATTGCTGGCTGCGCTCGTTGCCGCGCTGTTTTTTCGGGAACATTTATCGACGGCCAACAAGATTGGTCTTGCCCTGGCTGTAGTGTCTATTGGCTTGATCTCGTGGCAGGAATTGGCGAAAATATGA
- a CDS encoding DnaK-type molecular chaperone DnaK (KEGG: mlo:mll5617 DnaK-type molecular chaperone DnaK) yields the protein MTNISCGIDFGTSNSSIAIANDGQISLVPVEQAQVTIPSAIFFRRTDNKAFYGRLAIGMFLDRQDGRFMRSLKRVLGTSLMKQGTLVNGASMNFSTIVTSFLQHIRDKADTVAGQEIDNVVMGRPVHFVDNNPQADSQAQAELHAIAQRIGFKNIEFQFEPIAAAFAHEARLSSEKLAIVADLGGGTSDFTVIKLASQYIHKADRSEDILANTGIRVGGNDFDKELSLAAIMPEIGYRSTYGDKRLEVPLKPFHDLAEWSKVNFLYTPKIIQQVRQLLHQSHDKARYRRLLQVLEDETGHTLLSAAEGTKIALTAENEHKAPMDFIETGFFIPVQRAVFEEAIAEEVEKISLSARECVQLAGVSNDDINLVILTGGSTEVKSIQTELRRLFPKAAIADENKLSSVGLGLAYDSQYKFGSSSQPKPATR from the coding sequence ATGACAAACATTTCTTGCGGAATCGATTTTGGCACATCCAATTCAAGCATTGCCATTGCCAACGACGGCCAAATCAGCCTTGTACCGGTTGAACAGGCGCAGGTGACCATACCCAGCGCAATTTTCTTTCGGCGCACCGACAACAAAGCGTTTTATGGCCGGTTAGCCATCGGCATGTTCCTCGACCGGCAGGACGGCCGATTCATGCGGAGCCTTAAGCGGGTTCTGGGAACGTCGCTCATGAAGCAGGGAACACTGGTTAATGGGGCATCCATGAACTTCTCCACCATTGTCACGTCTTTCCTGCAGCACATTCGGGACAAAGCCGATACGGTAGCTGGTCAGGAAATTGACAATGTGGTCATGGGACGACCGGTTCACTTTGTCGACAATAACCCACAAGCCGATAGTCAGGCGCAGGCCGAATTACACGCCATTGCCCAGCGCATCGGTTTCAAAAACATTGAGTTCCAGTTTGAGCCAATTGCAGCCGCTTTCGCCCACGAAGCCCGGCTAAGCAGTGAAAAACTGGCAATAGTTGCCGATTTAGGGGGTGGAACGTCGGATTTTACGGTGATTAAACTCGCCAGCCAATACATTCACAAAGCCGACCGCTCGGAGGATATCCTGGCCAATACCGGGATTCGGGTGGGGGGCAATGACTTCGACAAAGAGTTGAGTTTGGCGGCTATCATGCCCGAAATAGGCTACCGGAGCACCTACGGCGACAAGCGGCTGGAAGTACCGCTAAAACCTTTTCATGACCTGGCCGAATGGAGCAAAGTTAACTTTCTGTACACCCCCAAGATTATCCAGCAGGTTCGGCAGTTACTCCACCAATCGCACGACAAAGCTCGTTACCGACGGCTTTTACAGGTACTTGAAGACGAAACCGGCCATACCTTGCTGTCGGCCGCCGAAGGAACCAAGATTGCCCTAACGGCTGAAAACGAACACAAGGCCCCCATGGATTTCATTGAAACCGGCTTTTTCATACCGGTTCAACGCGCGGTATTTGAAGAAGCCATTGCGGAGGAAGTGGAGAAGATATCCCTCTCGGCCAGAGAGTGTGTTCAACTGGCGGGTGTCAGCAACGACGATATCAACCTGGTCATTCTGACGGGTGGTTCTACCGAAGTCAAGTCGATCCAGACCGAATTAAGGCGGCTCTTTCCCAAAGCAGCCATTGCTGATGAAAACAAGCTTTCCAGCGTGGGACTGGGCCTGGCGTATGATAGTCAGTATAAATTCGGCTCCAGTTCTCAACCAAAACCAGCTACCCGTTAA
- a CDS encoding RNA polymerase, sigma-24 subunit, ECF subfamily (TIGRFAM: RNA polymerase sigma factor, sigma-70 family~PFAM: Sigma-70 region 4 type 2; sigma-70 region 2 domain protein; sigma-70 region 4 domain protein~KEGG: bba:Bd0743 RNA polymerase sigma-E factor), translated as MNLNTPNIQDQILWQSYRQGNKQALGQLAERYYRTLKHYGLKFMVDGSIVEDCIQELFLQLWQNRTQINETESVKHYLLKALRHHILQSLRAQKKQAFEELDWDCSLAEDSNTETLLIRQESLAILSHTIQAQLATLPAREREALYLRYYENLSIPEIAEVMEVNRQSVSNFLQKALGKLRTKWLVPLFFLVCIFLKKNLL; from the coding sequence GTGAACCTCAATACTCCCAACATCCAGGATCAGATTTTATGGCAATCCTATCGTCAGGGCAATAAACAGGCGCTGGGTCAATTGGCCGAGCGCTATTATCGCACGCTGAAGCATTATGGATTAAAATTTATGGTCGATGGATCAATCGTTGAGGACTGTATACAGGAGCTTTTTCTGCAACTCTGGCAAAATCGTACCCAGATTAATGAAACAGAATCGGTTAAGCATTATTTGTTAAAGGCCTTGAGGCATCACATCCTGCAATCGCTGCGGGCTCAAAAGAAACAAGCATTTGAAGAACTGGACTGGGATTGTTCCCTGGCCGAAGACTCCAATACAGAAACCCTGCTGATTCGGCAGGAGTCGCTGGCCATCCTGTCGCATACCATTCAGGCGCAACTGGCTACCCTACCAGCTCGCGAACGGGAAGCTTTATACCTGCGCTATTACGAGAACCTGTCTATTCCTGAGATTGCCGAAGTCATGGAAGTGAATCGGCAGTCGGTTTCCAACTTTCTGCAAAAAGCCCTTGGCAAGCTGCGTACCAAGTGGCTTGTACCTCTCTTTTTCCTTGTCTGCATTTTTCTGAAAAAAAATTTGCTTTAG
- a CDS encoding ABC transporter related protein (PFAM: ABC transporter related~SMART: AAA ATPase~KEGG: gme:Gmet_2630 ABC transporter-related protein) yields MVSVQNVSLRYGKRVLFDDVTIKFTSGNCYGVIGANGAGKSTFLKILSGEIEPQTGSVAMTPGERMSVLNQNQAAYDEFPVLQTVIMGNKRLYDIMQEKDILYAKEEFTDADGEKAAELESEFAEMNGWDAESDAASLLSGLGIKENLHYSMMSDLNGSEKVRVLLAQALFGNPDVLLLDEPTNNLDVESVLWLENFLANFKNTVIVVSHDRHFLDQVCTQIVDVDFSKVKLFAGNYSFWYESSQLALKQRQDQNKKTEDKRKELEEFIRRFSANASKSKQATSRGKLLEKLTLEDIQPSSRKYPYVNFKAEREPGDQILTVENLTYTAEDGTKLFENLSFTMNKQDKIFLFSRDGLAVSALLDILAGERKADSGTFRWGVTITMSYFPTDAEKEKFFQTDLNLVDWLRQYSVEKDESFIRGFLGRMLFSGEESLKKATVLSGGEKVRCMLSKMMLSGANLLMLDEPTNHLDLESIESLNNGLIDFKGPILFTSHDHQFVQTVANRIIEITPAGILDKLMTYDEYLTDERVKAQREELYEAVA; encoded by the coding sequence ATGGTATCGGTACAAAACGTCTCTCTGCGCTATGGTAAGCGGGTGCTTTTCGACGACGTAACTATAAAATTTACTTCCGGCAACTGTTACGGCGTCATTGGCGCCAACGGAGCGGGTAAATCAACGTTTCTGAAAATATTATCGGGCGAAATTGAGCCGCAAACAGGTTCGGTTGCCATGACACCCGGCGAACGGATGTCGGTGCTGAACCAGAACCAGGCCGCCTACGACGAGTTTCCTGTGTTGCAAACCGTTATTATGGGCAACAAACGCCTGTACGACATCATGCAGGAAAAAGATATTCTTTACGCAAAGGAAGAGTTTACGGATGCTGACGGTGAAAAAGCCGCTGAACTCGAATCGGAGTTTGCCGAAATGAACGGCTGGGATGCCGAGTCGGATGCGGCCAGTCTGCTGTCGGGCCTTGGCATCAAGGAAAACCTGCACTATTCAATGATGAGTGACCTGAATGGCTCGGAGAAAGTTCGGGTCCTGCTGGCACAGGCACTTTTTGGTAATCCTGATGTACTATTGCTTGACGAGCCGACCAACAACCTCGATGTGGAATCGGTGTTGTGGCTCGAAAACTTCCTGGCGAACTTCAAAAATACGGTTATCGTCGTTTCCCACGACCGTCACTTCCTCGATCAGGTCTGTACGCAGATTGTCGACGTCGATTTCAGCAAGGTGAAGCTCTTCGCGGGTAACTATTCGTTCTGGTACGAGTCGAGCCAACTGGCGCTAAAGCAACGGCAGGACCAAAACAAAAAGACCGAAGACAAACGGAAAGAACTCGAAGAGTTTATCCGTCGCTTTTCGGCCAACGCGTCGAAATCAAAGCAGGCTACGAGTCGGGGTAAGTTGCTCGAAAAACTGACGCTCGAAGACATTCAGCCTTCGTCGCGTAAGTATCCGTATGTAAACTTCAAAGCGGAACGTGAACCCGGCGACCAGATTCTGACCGTCGAAAACCTGACCTATACGGCTGAAGACGGAACAAAGCTGTTTGAAAACCTATCGTTCACCATGAATAAGCAGGATAAGATTTTCCTGTTTAGCCGCGATGGACTGGCCGTTTCGGCTTTGCTGGACATCCTGGCGGGCGAACGTAAAGCGGATTCCGGTACATTCCGTTGGGGAGTCACGATAACGATGTCCTACTTCCCAACCGATGCCGAAAAAGAGAAATTCTTCCAAACCGACCTTAACCTGGTCGACTGGCTGCGGCAATACTCGGTAGAGAAGGACGAAAGCTTTATCCGCGGATTCCTGGGCCGAATGCTTTTCTCCGGCGAAGAGTCGCTGAAAAAAGCAACTGTCTTGAGTGGGGGAGAAAAGGTGCGGTGTATGTTGTCGAAAATGATGCTGTCGGGTGCTAACCTCCTGATGCTCGACGAGCCAACCAACCACCTCGATCTCGAATCCATCGAGTCGTTAAACAACGGCCTGATCGACTTCAAAGGGCCAATTCTGTTTACCTCACATGACCACCAGTTTGTGCAGACGGTAGCCAACCGCATTATTGAAATAACGCCGGCCGGTATTCTGGACAAGCTGATGACCTACGATGAATACCTCACCGACGAGCGCGTAAAAGCACAACGCGAAGAGTTGTACGAAGCTGTTGCCTAG
- a CDS encoding protein of unknown function DUF323 (PFAM: protein of unknown function DUF323~KEGG: mxa:MXAN_3662 hypothetical protein) codes for MLKVCLGVTLFAGLIACTTTDKSTSEQGQASDSAAACVAKGMPSRSAAIRQASSGTATSTASTADMVLIPGGTFLMGADEFPDARPVHSVTVKPFWMDEHEVTNAEFARFVAATGYKTVAERPLNPADYPGVPAGDLVPGSAVFTPPAQKVSLANPLQWWEYVKGASWNHPNGPKSSLKGHENEPVIHVSYEDAMAYAKWAGKRLPTEAEWEFAAQGGKGNRTYYWGDELKPSGKWIANIYQGDFPSKNTREDGFAGVAPVKSFPANPYGLYDMDGNVWEWCQDLYRPDYYMKSPKMDPQGPPDSYDPEEPGAVKHVQRGGSFLCSDQYCVRYKAGSRGKGEVSSGSNNLGFRCVRNK; via the coding sequence ATGCTGAAGGTCTGTTTAGGAGTTACGCTGTTTGCTGGATTAATAGCCTGTACGACAACGGACAAATCGACGAGTGAACAGGGGCAAGCGTCGGACTCGGCGGCTGCCTGTGTGGCTAAGGGAATGCCCTCCCGGTCGGCCGCTATCCGGCAGGCATCGTCGGGTACCGCCACAAGTACAGCCAGCACGGCCGATATGGTTCTGATACCGGGCGGTACTTTCCTGATGGGGGCCGACGAATTCCCCGATGCCCGTCCGGTGCATTCGGTTACCGTGAAACCGTTCTGGATGGATGAACACGAGGTGACCAATGCTGAGTTTGCCCGGTTCGTGGCCGCCACCGGCTACAAGACCGTGGCTGAACGCCCGCTGAATCCGGCCGATTACCCGGGTGTTCCTGCCGGAGACTTGGTGCCGGGGTCAGCCGTATTTACGCCACCCGCCCAAAAGGTATCGCTGGCCAATCCGTTACAATGGTGGGAATACGTGAAAGGTGCAAGCTGGAATCATCCCAACGGCCCGAAAAGCAGCCTAAAGGGGCATGAGAATGAGCCGGTCATTCATGTCAGTTATGAGGATGCCATGGCGTATGCGAAATGGGCTGGGAAACGCCTGCCTACCGAAGCCGAATGGGAATTTGCGGCACAGGGCGGAAAAGGAAATCGGACCTATTACTGGGGTGATGAACTGAAGCCCTCCGGCAAATGGATTGCCAATATCTACCAGGGTGATTTTCCATCGAAGAATACTCGCGAAGATGGTTTCGCGGGCGTGGCCCCGGTTAAGTCATTCCCTGCTAATCCTTACGGGTTGTATGACATGGATGGTAATGTGTGGGAGTGGTGTCAGGACTTGTATCGGCCGGACTACTACATGAAATCACCAAAAATGGACCCGCAGGGACCGCCAGACAGCTACGATCCTGAGGAACCCGGTGCTGTGAAACACGTACAGCGGGGTGGCTCATTCCTTTGTAGCGATCAGTATTGTGTGCGTTATAAAGCAGGCAGTCGGGGCAAAGGCGAAGTGAGCAGCGGTAGCAATAACCTGGGTTTTCGGTGTGTGCGGAATAAATGA
- a CDS encoding sulfatase (PFAM: sulfatase~KEGG: hypothetical protein), with protein MLTKKNSFSILAIGAVVASSLVLFINSTKKQESALPPARPNIIFIFSDDHTAQAISAYGSKLTKTPNIDRIAKEGAILHTNVVTNSICGPSRATLLTGKYSHLNGYKLNEKVFDVNQPVFPEELQKNGYQTAWVGKMHLGSLPNGFDYLNVLPGQGHYYNPDFINSKNETVRYPGYVTNVVTKLSIDWLNQRDTSKPFFLVVGHKATHREWLPDAPDLGAYDNVNFPLPPTFYDDYTGREAAKDQDMTIDKTMRLKEDLKVHADYEKSGIFNRFTPEQKKPFYDYYENKISKEFDAKKLTGKALVEWKYQRYIKDYLSTARSLDRNIGELLDHLDKSGLAKNTVVIYASDQGFYMGEHGWFDKRFIYEESLKTPFVIRYPGVIKPGTQINELISNIDWAPTLLNLTGTTIPRGVQGESFLPLLTGKKVAWRKEAYYHYYEYPQPHHVYPHFGIRTDRYTLARFYEVKDFWELYDLKNDPQEMHNLYGSKGYEAITADLKAKLKKEIIHYKDDEALKIMESKL; from the coding sequence ATGCTTACAAAAAAGAACAGTTTCTCTATCCTTGCAATTGGCGCCGTAGTTGCCAGTTCGCTGGTCTTGTTCATCAACAGCACGAAGAAGCAGGAGTCAGCTTTACCACCAGCCCGCCCCAATATTATCTTTATTTTTTCGGATGATCATACCGCTCAGGCCATCAGCGCTTATGGTAGTAAACTGACGAAAACACCTAATATTGACCGAATAGCAAAGGAAGGGGCCATTTTGCATACCAACGTGGTCACCAATTCTATTTGCGGACCAAGTCGGGCTACCTTACTCACGGGTAAATACAGCCACCTGAATGGCTACAAGCTGAACGAAAAGGTATTTGATGTGAACCAGCCGGTCTTTCCGGAAGAATTACAGAAAAACGGTTATCAAACGGCCTGGGTGGGCAAAATGCACCTCGGCAGCTTACCAAACGGCTTCGATTACCTGAACGTGCTGCCCGGTCAGGGGCATTATTACAACCCGGATTTCATCAATTCGAAGAATGAAACGGTTCGTTACCCCGGCTACGTAACCAACGTTGTCACGAAGTTGTCGATCGACTGGCTCAATCAGCGCGACACATCGAAACCATTTTTTCTGGTAGTGGGACATAAAGCCACCCACCGCGAGTGGTTGCCTGATGCACCTGACCTGGGGGCGTACGACAACGTTAATTTTCCATTGCCTCCTACGTTTTACGACGACTACACCGGTCGGGAAGCTGCTAAAGACCAGGACATGACCATCGACAAAACGATGCGGCTAAAAGAAGATTTGAAGGTTCACGCCGACTATGAAAAGAGCGGTATTTTCAACCGGTTTACGCCCGAGCAGAAAAAGCCGTTTTATGACTACTACGAAAATAAAATCAGCAAAGAGTTCGATGCGAAGAAGCTCACCGGCAAAGCCCTTGTGGAGTGGAAGTACCAGCGGTATATAAAAGATTACCTGTCCACCGCCCGTTCTCTCGACCGCAACATCGGGGAGCTTCTGGACCATTTGGACAAAAGCGGACTGGCTAAAAATACGGTAGTCATTTACGCATCAGATCAGGGCTTTTACATGGGCGAGCACGGCTGGTTCGACAAACGGTTTATCTACGAAGAATCTCTGAAAACACCTTTTGTCATCCGCTATCCGGGCGTTATCAAGCCGGGAACCCAAATCAATGAGTTGATTTCCAATATAGATTGGGCACCAACGTTGCTGAACCTGACGGGCACGACCATTCCCAGGGGCGTGCAGGGCGAGTCGTTTCTGCCGTTGCTGACCGGTAAGAAAGTAGCCTGGCGCAAGGAAGCGTATTATCACTATTACGAGTACCCGCAGCCGCACCATGTGTATCCGCATTTCGGTATCCGGACAGACCGCTACACACTGGCCCGGTTTTATGAGGTCAAAGACTTCTGGGAATTATACGATTTGAAAAACGACCCCCAGGAAATGCATAATTTATATGGTTCCAAAGGCTACGAAGCCATTACCGCTGACCTCAAGGCGAAACTGAAAAAAGAGATAATTCATTATAAAGACGATGAAGCTCTCAAAATAATGGAGAGTAAACTGTAG
- a CDS encoding anti-FecI sigma factor, FecR (PFAM: FecR protein~KEGG: smt:Smal_2017 anti-FecI sigma factor, FecR) has protein sequence MGLPAGELSTVEDFLNNDAFRTWLMERRPEDQLAWQQWLSENPEKVDLYEQAVAVFLTLQGKTTPLSDQEVKDKTQQILDHIPDEDTPVKPLIGWQWGRWVAAASVLFFLIWWQAGKPSIRSVTDIAGTKETRGIQTGEWKVVRNASDRSMTVLLPEQSSVLLSANSQIRFRMDPMYDLREVYLQGEGFFEVAKNPAKPFIVYTNRLTTRVTGTSFQIRSFVNESDAFVKVKTGKVSVTPVGAAGSSLKEVSLAVNQQLKINTKTNKVEKKVSQQVEVGQSDIISQPFKFDFTPVPEVFSQLEATYHMPIVYDHDLLKNCTFTGQLNDVPFLEKIRLICQTVESSYSVVNNQVVIQSAGCN, from the coding sequence ATGGGCCTTCCAGCTGGAGAGTTATCGACCGTCGAAGATTTTTTAAATAACGATGCTTTCCGGACCTGGCTCATGGAAAGACGACCGGAAGATCAGTTGGCCTGGCAACAATGGCTGTCTGAGAATCCGGAGAAGGTTGATCTGTATGAGCAAGCCGTGGCTGTATTCCTGACCCTCCAGGGAAAAACAACTCCCCTCTCGGATCAAGAGGTAAAAGACAAAACACAGCAGATTCTGGATCATATACCGGATGAAGACACGCCGGTAAAACCATTGATAGGCTGGCAGTGGGGACGCTGGGTAGCGGCAGCCAGTGTTCTGTTCTTTTTGATCTGGTGGCAGGCAGGCAAACCATCCATCCGGTCAGTAACCGATATAGCGGGTACCAAAGAAACACGTGGCATCCAGACGGGTGAGTGGAAAGTAGTCAGAAATGCATCGGACCGCTCAATGACTGTTCTACTTCCAGAACAGTCGTCGGTTCTGCTGTCGGCCAACAGCCAGATTCGTTTTCGGATGGACCCAATGTATGATCTGCGGGAGGTTTACCTCCAGGGCGAAGGATTTTTCGAAGTAGCCAAAAATCCGGCAAAACCATTTATTGTGTACACGAATCGGTTGACGACCCGGGTAACGGGCACAAGCTTTCAGATTCGTTCGTTTGTGAATGAATCCGACGCTTTTGTGAAAGTGAAGACGGGGAAAGTATCGGTGACGCCGGTTGGCGCTGCCGGTTCGTCTCTGAAAGAAGTATCGCTGGCGGTCAATCAGCAACTCAAGATCAACACGAAAACGAATAAGGTCGAAAAAAAGGTAAGTCAGCAGGTGGAGGTCGGACAATCAGACATTATTTCTCAGCCATTCAAGTTTGACTTTACACCCGTTCCGGAGGTCTTTTCTCAGCTAGAGGCTACGTACCATATGCCTATTGTTTATGACCATGACTTACTTAAAAACTGCACCTTCACCGGACAGCTGAATGACGTTCCGTTTCTTGAAAAAATCCGGTTGATCTGCCAGACAGTCGAATCCAGCTACAGCGTCGTGAATAACCAGGTCGTCATTCAAAGCGCCGGTTGTAATTAA